The following is a genomic window from Clostridium sp..
CTTTGCTGCACCATTAATTTTTAACAGTTTTGCAAAGTAAAGCCCAATTGGTCCTCCACCCAATACCAATACATTTTCACCAGGAAGCATTCTTATTTTATCAATTGCTCCCATAACACAATTCAGTGGTTCTGCAAATATTGCAGTTTCCAGGGGAATATCGTCAGATATTCCAACACACATTTTTTCAGGAACCACTGCATATTGTGAAAATATTCCGTCAACATGTACTCCCATGGAGTGCATATTCATACATAAATTCCTATTGCCTGAAAGACACATAGGACATACATCACATGGGATGTTGTTATCGCAGATAAGCCTATCTCCAACCTTGAATGCTGTAACATCTGAACCTGTCTCCAAAACTTCACCTACAAACTCATGTCCTAATATAATTCCCTTCTCTGCAGGAATTTTAGGCGGATTATCCAAAATATGGACATCTGTTCCACAAATACTTGCAATCAAAACTTTTACCAATAAATCTTTAGGCTTTATTATCCTAGGTATTGGTTTTTTCACAATTTGATATTCACCTATATCTTTAAAAATTACGGCTGTCATATCATCAGCATTTTTCATAACTAACTTTGCCGCTCCTTTCTATTGTAATACCCATATACATAATTTTTATTTCATACCGATATCAGCAAGAAATTTACGTGTCCTCTTTGCAATTGGAAAAGGTTTATCAAAAGAACACGGATACATATCCTGTTCCACAACAGCCCATCCATCATAGTCAACCTCCTGAAGTGCTTTATACATATCGGCAAAATCTACAGCACCTGCACCAGGTTCACACATCAATCCAAGTCCTACTGCTTCGACAAAGGAAAGTCCTTCGCTCTTGATTCTGTCACGAAGTTTCTGATTGCAATCCTTTAAATGCAGATATGGAATACGTTTGTAATGTTTACGGAAAAAAGAAACAGGATCGCCTCCACCATAAACATGATGTCCAGTATCAAAACACAGCATGACATCAGTATCGTTCAACAAATGCTCAATCTCATCTTCACTTTCACAATAGGTCTGGGCATGAGGATGATAAACCACCATTAATCCATACTTGTCACGTGCATAGTCACTAACCTCCTGAATATTGGCACAGAACTGCTTCCATTCCTCATTACCAATAGTTGCAGGATGAATCAGTTTTCCAGTATTCAAATCCGTATATACGTCAGTAAACAATACCATGTATTTTGCTGTAGAGAATTTTATTTGAATCGGTCCAAGCAAATCAATCGTATCTTTTACAATACTAACCCCTTGATTAGAGCACATATCACCGCTTAGTGTCGCACCAATCAAATCAAGTCCTCTTTTGTCAAGAGCTTTTTTCAATTCATCGTAGCTAGTCGGCAGATAACCAGTAGGGCCAAGTTCAGTACCTTCATATCCAGCAGCAGCCATTTCATCCAAACATCGTGTCCATGGGATCTGCTTCTCATTTTTTGGAAACCAAACTCCCCATGAATCCGGACAACTCCCAACTCTAATTTTCATAACTATCTCCCTCCGAATCAGATACTTTAACCCATTTGCCTGTCCTGGCTGACTCAGACATAGCAGCCATAACACGATCTACATAATAACCATAAGGAATGTCAATGTCGATATTTTTATCATTTACAATTGCCTCCAGCATATCATGGGCCTGAATGCCCATAACGTCTGCATAGGAAATTCCCAATTCATCAGTTTCACAGAATGATTTATAATCACCATGATCAACATTGCCTTTTAGAATTTTAAATCCACTGTCACCTGCTTCTGATTTATTTCCATCATACAATTTAATTTCATTAATACGAGTCAGATCAAATTTTATAGTACCTTTTGTACCCTGTATCTCATAAGCCAGTGCACAAGGCTTACCTGCCG
Proteins encoded in this region:
- a CDS encoding alcohol dehydrogenase catalytic domain-containing protein, which codes for MKNADDMTAVIFKDIGEYQIVKKPIPRIIKPKDLLVKVLIASICGTDVHILDNPPKIPAEKGIILGHEFVGEVLETGSDVTAFKVGDRLICDNNIPCDVCPMCLSGNRNLCMNMHSMGVHVDGIFSQYAVVPEKMCVGISDDIPLETAIFAEPLNCVMGAIDKIRMLPGENVLVLGGGPIGLYFAKLLKINGAAKVIVSEVSEYRSKFASQIGADRVINPSKENLYKEVLRETCNIGADVVVDAVGTLVNDAINCVRPAGKVMIFGLNNSMRQTVSEYDIAAKSIQIYGNFVGNFTLLSTAKLLESGLIDIQNLITHKLSLTQFGAGMEAMRKGKAMEVVLYPFDLT
- a CDS encoding sugar phosphate isomerase/epimerase family protein, which codes for MKIRVGSCPDSWGVWFPKNEKQIPWTRCLDEMAAAGYEGTELGPTGYLPTSYDELKKALDKRGLDLIGATLSGDMCSNQGVSIVKDTIDLLGPIQIKFSTAKYMVLFTDVYTDLNTGKLIHPATIGNEEWKQFCANIQEVSDYARDKYGLMVVYHPHAQTYCESEDEIEHLLNDTDVMLCFDTGHHVYGGGDPVSFFRKHYKRIPYLHLKDCNQKLRDRIKSEGLSFVEAVGLGLMCEPGAGAVDFADMYKALQEVDYDGWAVVEQDMYPCSFDKPFPIAKRTRKFLADIGMK